A genomic segment from Triticum dicoccoides isolate Atlit2015 ecotype Zavitan chromosome 1A, WEW_v2.0, whole genome shotgun sequence encodes:
- the LOC119268705 gene encoding WD repeat-containing protein 91 homolog, whose amino-acid sequence MENVQYAEELVREFLVFRGFTNTLQAYEAELSTEIGRNFEVDKILDLVFSVYIPKYQLDRLLSIFSFLKQCFTSPADTVLYTALLKLEQSVLRYYVVNALKSGRQEKVIEFFSVGGSYLMQKREDWIAWFAIPYIKNPSLDPQFCMYFSKEWSDTLVLSFRNFLSGIFNGTRIPALMKISTEKNMIKCLKSDIKQLNNKLSELQALLEVKEVELSLLRRNDHSINSGHKNLLKITTAGSSVGGQAFSGVYEESSTSSTTVQGVNSQTLSSAKSRAEKLCDSSRMSNAENEQILVTEEDFPEVKVDFQETFLGHNSSISSCRFSASGSNIASSSTDGTVRIWTYDSSTPSSKNATIYCGAEVSALSWECRSDRLLLIGTANGGIKAWNADAKRVVCDLSTSKDFPSVLDLKCSPVDPVFVSAAASRRHGSTIFDRTGFASLTVWHMKTWKPLTVLPLGEDPPAITSLCFNHNGKILAASATDGMIHMFDMSAGLQITGWPAHDSPVSSVLFGPAETSIFSLGSDGKIFEWSLHNQGQIIWSRDCSRFCNPESFNKRMHEVALDSNGKRLLATSGLVRAPIYQVQGHERGLRTLPHTAPITSVDWHPTRSIYVTGSEDHSVRVTSIL is encoded by the exons ATGGAGAATGTGCAGTATGCCGAAGAACTCGTGAGGGAGTTTCTTGTGTTCAGGGGTTTCACGAACACGCTGCAAGCTTACGAGGCAGAACTGTCCACCGAGATAGGCAGGAACTTTGAAGTAGACAAGATCCTAGATTTAGTGTTCTCAGTGTACATACCAAAATACCAACTGGATAGACTGCTAAGCATCTTCAGCTTTTTAAAACAGTGTTTCACTTCACCTGCGGACACGGTACTCTACACGGCGCTTCTTAAACTGGAGCAGTCAGTATTACGTTATTATGTTGTCAATGCCTTGAAATCTGGAAGGCAAGAAAAAGTTATTGAATTCTTTAGCGTAGGCGGCAGTTATCTGATGCAAAAGCGTGAAGATTGGATAGCATGGTTTG CTATACCATATATTAAGAACCCAAGCTTGGATCCACAGTTCTGTATGTATTTTTCCAAAGAATGGTCAGATACTTTGGTTCTTTCATTTCGGAACTTCTTAAGTGGGATATTCAATGGTACTC GAATCCCAGCTCTTATGAAGATTAGCactgaaaagaatatgatcaagtgCCTCAAGAGTGACATAAAGCAACTGAATAACAAATTGTCAGAGCTGCAAGCATTGTTAGAGGTCAAGGAAGTTGAACTATCCCTGCTGAGAAG GAATGATCATAGTATTAATTCCGGACACAAGAATTTACTCAAGATTACTACAGCTGGTTCCTCCGTTGGGGGACAAGCTTTCTCAGGAGTCTATGAAGAATCCTCAACTTCAAGTACAACTGTACAGGGTGTCAATTCACAGACTTTGAGTTCAGCAAAATCAAGAGCTGAGAAATTGTGTGATTCTTCTCGGATGAGCAATGCAG AAAATGAGCAGATTTTGGTGACAGAGGAAGACTTTCCTGAAGTGAAGGTGGATTTTCAG GAAACATTTTTAGGCCATAACAGTTCAATAAGTAGCTGTCGATTTTCTGCTTCTGGATCAAATATTGCTAGTTCTTCGACTGATGGCACAGTGAG AATCTGGACATACgactcatcaacaccatcatcaaaaAATGCCACTATATATTGTGGGGCTGAAGTCAGCGCACTTTCTTGGGAATGCAGATCTGATCGCTTG CTGCTCATAGGCACAGCTAATGGAGGCATTAAAGCTTGGAATGCTGATGCAAAGAGAGTTGTTTGTGACCTCAGTACATCCAAGGACTTCCCAAG TGTGCTTGATTTGAAGTGTAGCCCTGTAGATCCCGTGTTTGTCTCTGCAGCTGCATCGAGACG GCATGGATCAACTATATTTGATAGAACAGGATTTGCTTCCCTGACAGTATGGCATATGAAAACATGGAAGCCTCTG ACAGTCCTCCCTCTTGGCGAGGATCCACCTGCTATTACTTCACTTTGCTTCAATCACAATGGGAAGATCTTGGCAGCCTCTGCAACAGATGGAATGATTCACATGTTTG ACATGTCTGCTGGTCTACAAATCACTGGATGGCCTGCCCATGACTCCCCTGTGAGCTCAGTTCTTTTTGGGCCAGCTGAAACAAGCATCTTCAGTTTAGGCTCAGATGGAAAG ATATTTGAGTGGAGCTTGCACAATCAAGGTCAGATTATTTGGTCAAGAGATTGCAGTAG GTTTTGCAACCCTGAGAGCTTTAACAAACGCATGCATGAGGTAGCATTGGATTCTAATGGCAAGAGACTTCTTGCTACGTCGGGTTTGGTTCGGGCTCCAATATACCAG GTGCAAGGCCATGAGAGAGGGTTGAGGACACTTCCTCATACTGCACCTATAACAAGTGTGGACTGGCACCCCACGCGGTCAATCTATGTTACTGGTTCTGAAGACCACTCTGTCCGCGTGACGTCCATTCTATGA